The nucleotide sequence TTGAGGCTGAGGGCCTTGATGATGTCCTCGTCGCCAGCGAAATTCAGCTCGCCCGCCTTGCCGGCGATGGCGGAACGGATAACGAATGTGCCTTCCACGGATTCAGGGGTATTGAAAGTTGACGTTTCTATAAAGTCCACGAAGCGATCGGTGTGGCTGTCGAGGTACTGGGCCTGACCGAGACCAAAGGCGACTGCGCTGTTGAGTTTGAACTCGATGTCCCGAAGGGTGTCGGTGGAGTTCAGAGTAACAACTGCCTGCTTCCCGTCTCCCTGGGTGATGGTGATGTTCTGGGGGTCTTCGATCATGAACCTGCCGTTGGCATCCCAGAACTTGTCAAGGTCGCGGAGCTGCACGTCTCCCTTGGCAACCTGGCCTACGTAGGCGGCCTCAAAACCAGCGAGGAAGGCAGCGGCAGCGGTGTAATTATTATTGAACTGAAGGACAATGTCTGACTCGTAGAGAGTACCATTCGCCGTGTTCAGGTAGAAGTTTCGGAAGTGAACATCGTTTCCAGCCACAGCAGATGATTCAAGGTTGAAGGTTCTGTTTTTTAGATCTGTCGCAGCGGTGGTCCCCCATTGCCCAAACCATTCGGGATTTGTCTTCCCGGAGATGACCACTGCCGCAGTTGGGGCAGAAGTTGCACCTGTACCAACAAAGCCCAGAACAATCTTATGACCAATTTCGTAGTCTTGCGCTCCGTTGGCTCCAGCAACGGCGATGGCCATAGTGCTGGTTCCGATGCCCAGAGAGGAAAGAGATGCTCCCGCCGAACCAACCAGAAGGTTGTCATTCACTTTAGTATCCACTGTGCCGTCTGAATTTAGAATATTGCTCGTTGCTCTGAAGGTGACTATGTTGGTGGCGGTATTAACGGCAACAACTTCCAAAAAGATTGACGCTCCTCCAACCGCTACAGAAGACCCCGCAGCGTCAAGAGTCAAAGCTGCTGTAGTGCCAAACTGCTGCTGAGCCGACAAAACCTGGCCAATTACTTCCCCAGTACGTATAATATTGTAAGTTCCTGCAGGAAGACTATCCACCCGGACACTCTGGATTCCGGCTTCCTCATTCTTCGAAACGTTCATGATCACGTTCTCGTGCTTGATCTTGAAGATGTCACTCTTCTGGATTGCGGCTTCGCCGGGGTCGGCAATGATGCTGATCTTGAAGTTTCCTTCCGCAGCGGACTTCTGGCCGAACTGGTCTACCTGGCGCAGAGCGCCCCGGACAAGGGCTTTAGTCTCGAGTTTATCTGCGGACCAGAGCACAGAAGCGCTGCCGTCAAGCAGCTTCTTTTTGTTGAACTGGGTGGTGGTGGCGATCCTGGTGACTTCTTCCTTCAGCTGGTCCACTTCGAGCTGGATGTAGCTCCGGTCCTGACTGGTGAGGGTGTCGTTGGCAGCCTGGACTGAAAGCTCGCGCATGCGCTGGAGGATGGAGTGGGTCTCGTTCAGC is from Aminivibrio pyruvatiphilus and encodes:
- a CDS encoding flagellin, which gives rise to MRIYHNIPALFAYNSVSSTNASLQKSIEKLSTGLRINSAADDAAGLAISEKMRAQVRGLDQAVRNSQDGISMIQTAEGALNETHSILQRMRELSVQAANDTLTSQDRSYIQLEVDQLKEEVTRIATTTQFNKKKLLDGSASVLWSADKLETKALVRGALRQVDQFGQKSAAEGNFKISIIADPGEAAIQKSDIFKIKHENVIMNVSKNEEAGIQSVRVDSLPAGTYNIIRTGEVIGQVLSAQQQFGTTAALTLDAAGSSVAVGGASIFLEVVAVNTATNIVTFRATSNILNSDGTVDTKVNDNLLVGSAGASLSSLGIGTSTMAIAVAGANGAQDYEIGHKIVLGFVGTGATSAPTAAVVISGKTNPEWFGQWGTTAATDLKNRTFNLESSAVAGNDVHFRNFYLNTANGTLYESDIVLQFNNNYTAAAAFLAGFEAAYVGQVAKGDVQLRDLDKFWDANGRFMIEDPQNITITQGDGKQAVVTLNSTDTLRDIEFKLNSAVAFGLGQAQYLDSHTDRFVDFIETSTFNTPESVEGTFVIRSAIAGKAGELNFAGDEDIIKALSLNVIQNSRESQYRVSINDAHSGATVASNVKVTGNMLYGVVHKNVDVEFDAMANTKLEWSESAKGFRLTRDSGIYETVLHLADNTTVFQIGANEKEDMGIDIGDMSAKALGINNVLVTDRESAARSITVIDSAIDRVSGQRAKLGAYQNRLEHTINNLTVAGTNLQAAESRIRDLDMAKEMMNFTKLNILMQAGNSMLAQANQLPQNVLQLLR